The following proteins come from a genomic window of Mucinivorans hirudinis:
- a CDS encoding Electron transport complex protein RnfG encodes MESNLRNMVLVLLVITLVAAGAVGGVYMLTEQPIAAAKVAKTNNAIKEVMPTFDNDPSAEVITKEVDGEQVRIYPAKVGGELRGYAIETFSKNGFGGKIILMVGISKEGAINAVSVIEQKETPGLGDKIEKSKSNFSVQFEGKNLADYKLAVKKDGGDVDAITASTITSRAYCDAVERAYNIFKGL; translated from the coding sequence ATGGAAAGTAATTTAAGAAATATGGTATTGGTGCTGCTGGTGATTACCTTGGTGGCGGCAGGGGCTGTTGGAGGGGTCTATATGCTTACCGAGCAGCCTATTGCAGCGGCGAAGGTGGCAAAGACCAACAACGCTATCAAAGAGGTGATGCCCACTTTCGACAATGACCCTTCGGCTGAGGTTATCACCAAGGAGGTGGATGGCGAGCAGGTGCGAATCTATCCCGCCAAGGTGGGGGGGGAGTTGAGAGGGTATGCCATCGAAACATTCTCGAAGAATGGTTTCGGGGGTAAGATAATTTTGATGGTCGGCATATCGAAAGAGGGTGCTATCAACGCAGTGTCGGTCATCGAGCAGAAGGAGACACCGGGTCTGGGTGATAAAATCGAAAAGTCGAAGTCTAATTTCTCGGTACAGTTCGAGGGCAAGAATCTTGCCGACTATAAACTTGCAGTCAAAAAAGATGGCGGCGATGTGGATGCCATTACCGCCTCTACAATCACCTCACGGGCATACTGCGATGCGGTGGAGAGAGCGTACAATATCTTTAAGGGATTGTAA
- a CDS encoding ABC transport protein, ATP-binding subunit, whose product MIKELHINNWKSFDNSILYIDPLTIIIGTNASGKSNILDAFLMLFRSAMGLSIQSAISGDQVTTPIRGGSEWFIRKGADDCTLSVLVDSESKNFDYKYEIKLKRNSEKSVELSYESLWIVAKGEKSQVKTRQLYYSVGEGSPVMVVYWYSARQGKPKRIDMNRAYSTLSQVDKLPVLKEIKEAAAIVKSALQDIFILDPIPSNMRDVSLLDGSLRSDAKNIAGVLAALNEAEKERVEGLLTKYLKPLPESDINKVWAEKTGLFQNYAMLYCEEGWTESQKNIVDASGMSDGTLRFLAIITALILGKEGSLLIIEEIDNGLHPSRAKNLVAMLKELGAQRKIDVLCTTHNPALIDALEVEMIPFIQYINRNNETGNSQIKLLEDMEMLPKLLATYSVGELMTINKIK is encoded by the coding sequence ATGATAAAGGAGTTACATATCAATAATTGGAAGAGTTTTGATAATTCTATACTCTACATTGATCCTTTGACTATTATCATTGGGACAAATGCGAGTGGAAAGTCCAATATTTTGGATGCTTTTCTAATGTTATTCAGGAGTGCAATGGGTCTATCTATTCAGAGTGCTATTTCCGGCGACCAAGTAACAACGCCCATTCGTGGTGGTTCAGAGTGGTTTATTAGAAAAGGTGCAGATGATTGCACGCTTTCGGTATTGGTAGATTCAGAAAGTAAAAACTTCGATTATAAGTATGAAATTAAACTTAAGAGGAATAGTGAAAAAAGTGTCGAGTTATCTTATGAGAGTTTGTGGATAGTTGCAAAAGGTGAAAAATCCCAAGTGAAAACTCGGCAGTTATACTACTCAGTCGGTGAGGGGTCTCCGGTTATGGTGGTCTATTGGTATAGTGCTCGCCAGGGTAAGCCCAAGAGAATAGATATGAATAGAGCATATAGCACGCTTAGTCAGGTAGATAAATTACCGGTTCTCAAAGAGATTAAAGAAGCTGCTGCTATTGTAAAAAGTGCCTTGCAAGATATTTTCATACTCGACCCAATTCCATCAAATATGCGTGATGTCTCTCTCTTGGATGGAAGTTTAAGAAGCGATGCCAAAAATATAGCAGGAGTACTGGCGGCTCTAAATGAAGCCGAAAAAGAGAGAGTTGAAGGTTTATTGACTAAATATTTGAAACCGTTGCCCGAGAGCGATATTAATAAGGTATGGGCTGAAAAAACCGGTCTATTTCAGAATTATGCAATGTTGTATTGTGAGGAAGGCTGGACAGAGAGTCAAAAAAATATTGTAGATGCGAGTGGGATGTCGGATGGAACGTTAAGATTTTTAGCCATAATAACGGCATTGATTTTGGGCAAGGAGGGTAGTCTGCTTATTATAGAGGAGATTGATAATGGCTTGCACCCTTCCAGAGCAAAGAACCTTGTGGCAATGTTAAAGGAGCTAGGTGCTCAAAGAAAAATTGATGTATTATGCACAACGCACAATCCTGCTCTAATTGATGCTCTTGAAGTTGAGATGATACCATTTATTCAATACATCAACAGAAACAACGAGACAGGTAATAGCCAAATAAAGTTATTAGAAGATATGGAGATGCTACCAAAACTACTTGCGACATATTCAGTAGGGGAATTGATGACTATCAACAAAATAAAATAG
- a CDS encoding Electron transport complex protein RnfD — MKIVSPSPHLHGGDSTKKIMLTVVLTLLPVFAFSVFIYGLQAIYVTAVAVLSCMVFEFLIGKYLLKIGNTLSDWSAALTGLLLAFNLPATIPIWLVVLGSAVAIGIGKMSFGGLGKNLFNPALVGRVFLLISFPVQMTSFEMAGATVDGFTGATPLGFVKEALRQGKPLTEIIPAGGISDMIMGFKDGSLGEIAGLLIIFGGLVLLFRKIITWHIPVAVLSTMAIFASVLWLVDPLHYVNPLFHIFAGGALLGAVYMATDYVTSPMSRAGMLVYGAGIGLITILIRVWGAYPEGISFAILIMNACVPLINMYIKPKRFGEKIKR, encoded by the coding sequence ATGAAGATAGTTTCCCCCTCGCCCCACCTGCACGGTGGCGACTCGACGAAGAAAATTATGCTCACGGTAGTGCTTACGCTGCTGCCCGTCTTTGCATTTTCGGTCTTTATCTACGGTTTACAGGCAATCTATGTAACGGCAGTTGCGGTGCTCTCCTGTATGGTTTTTGAATTTTTGATAGGTAAATATCTATTAAAAATAGGAAATACGCTTTCCGACTGGTCGGCTGCGCTGACGGGGCTTTTGTTGGCGTTCAACCTGCCGGCAACCATTCCCATCTGGCTTGTTGTGCTCGGCTCAGCAGTTGCCATCGGCATCGGCAAGATGAGTTTCGGAGGTTTGGGCAAAAACCTCTTCAATCCGGCGTTGGTGGGGCGGGTCTTTTTGTTGATTTCGTTTCCTGTGCAGATGACCTCTTTCGAGATGGCGGGTGCAACCGTGGATGGCTTCACGGGTGCTACCCCACTTGGTTTCGTGAAAGAGGCACTTCGCCAAGGTAAACCCCTCACGGAGATTATTCCGGCAGGAGGAATCTCAGATATGATAATGGGATTCAAGGATGGCTCGCTGGGCGAAATTGCGGGGCTGCTGATAATATTTGGTGGTTTGGTATTGTTATTCAGAAAGATAATCACTTGGCACATACCGGTTGCCGTGCTCTCGACGATGGCAATTTTCGCCTCAGTACTGTGGTTGGTAGACCCGTTACATTATGTTAATCCTCTTTTCCATATCTTCGCGGGTGGTGCTCTGCTGGGGGCAGTATATATGGCGACTGACTATGTTACCTCGCCAATGAGCCGTGCCGGAATGTTGGTCTACGGAGCCGGTATTGGATTGATAACCATTCTTATACGCGTATGGGGCGCATATCCCGAAGGTATTTCGTTCGCAATTCTGATTATGAACGCCTGCGTTCCGCTGATTAATATGTATATTAAGCCTAAGCGATTTGGCGAAAAAATAAAGAGATGA
- a CDS encoding Putative methyltransferase codes for MPQKDISPRNKTIYITPEDKIYEGDLLFAKKSYTKDEVTNKTICADLFEVLESLPAEFADLIIIDPPYNLSKNFNGLDFKASSSDDYYKYLKSWFGRVCRLLKPNGTLYMCGDWRSTSAMQEVIEEELTVLNRITWQREKGRGAASNWKNSMEDIWFAVKNPKDYYFDVDSVKIKRRVIALYRVEGKPKDWQQEEDGNFRLTHPSNFWDDITVPYWSMPENTEHPTQKPEKLIAKLILASSPKDGVVFDPFLGSGTTSVVAKKLGRRFCGVEINREYALIAQKRLAMVAFDSTIQGYANGVFWERNSLSAQKL; via the coding sequence ATGCCGCAGAAAGACATTTCGCCGAGGAATAAGACAATTTATATTACCCCAGAGGATAAAATCTACGAGGGGGATTTGTTGTTTGCAAAGAAAAGTTACACTAAAGATGAGGTGACCAACAAGACTATTTGTGCTGATTTGTTTGAAGTTTTGGAATCACTACCCGCCGAATTTGCCGACTTGATAATTATAGACCCACCCTATAACCTCTCAAAAAACTTTAATGGATTGGATTTCAAAGCCTCTTCGTCCGACGATTATTATAAATACTTAAAAAGTTGGTTTGGTAGGGTTTGTCGGTTGTTAAAGCCTAATGGAACTCTATATATGTGTGGAGATTGGCGTTCGACATCGGCAATGCAAGAGGTGATTGAAGAGGAACTTACTGTGTTGAATCGTATAACGTGGCAGCGCGAAAAAGGGCGAGGGGCAGCCTCGAATTGGAAAAATTCGATGGAGGATATTTGGTTTGCAGTCAAAAATCCAAAGGATTATTATTTCGATGTAGATTCGGTGAAGATAAAGCGCAGGGTGATTGCCCTATACCGAGTAGAGGGTAAACCAAAAGATTGGCAGCAGGAAGAGGATGGAAATTTCAGATTGACTCATCCCTCCAACTTTTGGGACGACATCACAGTGCCCTATTGGTCGATGCCGGAGAATACCGAACACCCGACACAGAAACCGGAAAAGCTGATAGCTAAATTGATACTGGCAAGTTCTCCGAAGGATGGAGTTGTATTTGACCCTTTTTTGGGTAGTGGTACAACATCGGTTGTGGCAAAGAAACTTGGCAGACGGTTTTGCGGAGTCGAAATAAACAGAGAGTATGCACTGATTGCCCAAAAACGACTTGCGATGGTCGCTTTTGACAGCACTATTCAAGGTTATGCGAACGGGGTGTTTTGGGAACGGAACAGCTTGTCAGCCCAAAAGCTCTAA
- a CDS encoding Electron transport complex protein RnfC yields the protein MVRMKTFPIGGVHPNDYKISASASIAPAELPAQVAIFTGQHIGAPATPCVKKGDKVLVGDVVATAAGFVSANIHSSVSGVVKAVELTPDGGGVRRMAVVIDRQGDEWNEAIDRSDVLVRECSLSPQEIVKKIADAGIVGLGGATFPTHIKLSPPPGKRAEMLVINGVECEPYLTADHRVMLEKADEFLVGCTIVMRAIGVEKCYIGVENNKPDAIRHLTEKSKQYKGVEVVSLKVQYPQGGEKQLIAAVCGRQVPSGALPIEVGAVVQNVGTVYAVYEAVQKNKPLIERVVTVTGLALGEPSNLLVRIGTPIDTLIAACGGEPENTGKIINGGPMMGRAMANTASPVTKGTSGVLLMPSEKAGRAKPSPCISCAKCVNVCPMGLEPYLLCKISKMQLWDRLEAERVTDCIECGCCSYTCPAALPLLDYIRLGKAETMKLIRSRK from the coding sequence ATGGTAAGAATGAAGACTTTTCCAATAGGGGGTGTCCACCCCAACGACTATAAAATATCGGCATCAGCATCAATCGCGCCAGCGGAGCTACCCGCACAAGTTGCCATTTTTACGGGGCAACATATCGGCGCACCGGCAACTCCTTGTGTCAAAAAGGGGGACAAGGTGCTCGTGGGCGACGTGGTTGCTACGGCTGCGGGCTTTGTATCGGCAAATATTCACTCATCGGTGAGTGGAGTGGTGAAGGCTGTGGAGCTAACGCCGGATGGGGGTGGGGTACGTAGGATGGCGGTGGTTATTGACCGACAGGGGGATGAGTGGAACGAGGCTATTGACCGCTCCGACGTTTTGGTGAGAGAGTGCTCGCTATCGCCTCAGGAAATCGTTAAAAAAATTGCAGATGCAGGCATCGTTGGGCTTGGCGGAGCAACTTTTCCGACACATATAAAACTTTCACCACCTCCGGGCAAAAGGGCTGAAATGCTAGTTATCAACGGCGTGGAGTGCGAGCCATACCTCACTGCCGACCATCGCGTGATGTTGGAAAAGGCGGACGAGTTTTTGGTTGGCTGCACTATTGTTATGCGAGCAATCGGTGTCGAGAAGTGTTATATAGGTGTAGAAAATAACAAGCCCGATGCTATACGACACCTTACCGAGAAATCGAAACAATACAAAGGTGTGGAGGTTGTATCACTAAAGGTGCAGTATCCACAAGGAGGTGAAAAGCAGTTGATTGCGGCTGTGTGCGGGCGGCAAGTGCCGAGTGGTGCATTGCCGATTGAGGTGGGTGCGGTGGTGCAGAATGTGGGTACGGTTTATGCTGTATATGAGGCTGTTCAGAAGAACAAACCGCTGATTGAGCGAGTTGTAACGGTTACGGGTCTGGCTCTGGGAGAACCTTCTAATTTATTGGTGCGAATCGGAACGCCAATCGACACGTTGATAGCGGCTTGCGGTGGCGAACCCGAAAATACGGGCAAGATAATAAATGGTGGTCCGATGATGGGGCGAGCAATGGCAAACACGGCTTCACCCGTAACAAAGGGTACTTCGGGCGTGCTGTTGATGCCATCGGAAAAGGCGGGCAGAGCCAAGCCATCCCCCTGTATTTCGTGCGCTAAGTGTGTGAATGTATGCCCAATGGGTCTCGAACCATACTTGCTCTGCAAAATTAGCAAGATGCAGCTTTGGGATAGGTTGGAGGCGGAGCGCGTAACGGACTGCATCGAGTGTGGATGTTGCTCCTACACCTGCCCGGCGGCACTGCCCCTGTTGGACTACATCCGTTTGGGTAAGGCGGAGACGATGAAATTAATTAGAAGTAGAAAATAA
- a CDS encoding Electron transport complex protein RnfB, with amino-acid sequence MNEALLFTIIVLVGLGVVAAVILYFVAQKFKVYEDPRIDQSEALLPGANCGGCGFPGCRGFATALVEQEDISALFCPVGGGDTMRAVAALLGKAAPEKEPAVAVVRCAGSYCNRARTNEFVGADSCAVVASLYGGETGCTWGCLGKGDCVVVCRFDAIFINPETGLPEVDQEKCTACGACVAACPKAIIELRKRGVKGRRIFVSCVNRDKGAVARKACGVACIGCGKCVKSCAFEAITLENNLAYINPEKCKLCRKCGVECPTGAIWEVNFPPRKEQVVQGLSDEK; translated from the coding sequence ATGAACGAAGCACTGCTATTCACAATTATAGTACTGGTAGGGTTAGGCGTGGTTGCAGCCGTGATACTATACTTTGTAGCTCAGAAATTTAAGGTATATGAAGACCCTCGTATAGACCAAAGTGAGGCGTTGCTTCCGGGTGCAAACTGCGGGGGATGCGGATTTCCGGGGTGTCGCGGGTTTGCTACGGCATTGGTCGAGCAGGAGGATATCTCGGCACTATTTTGCCCCGTAGGCGGTGGCGATACGATGAGGGCGGTTGCAGCACTGCTGGGAAAAGCTGCGCCCGAGAAAGAGCCTGCCGTTGCTGTGGTCAGGTGTGCGGGAAGTTATTGCAACCGTGCGCGAACAAACGAATTTGTGGGTGCTGACTCGTGTGCGGTGGTTGCCTCGCTCTATGGCGGGGAGACGGGTTGCACGTGGGGTTGTTTGGGTAAGGGCGACTGTGTGGTGGTTTGTCGGTTCGACGCGATTTTCATTAACCCCGAAACAGGTTTGCCCGAGGTAGACCAAGAGAAGTGTACGGCGTGTGGGGCGTGTGTGGCGGCGTGTCCAAAGGCGATTATTGAGTTGCGAAAGAGGGGGGTGAAGGGTCGTCGGATTTTTGTGTCGTGTGTAAATCGGGACAAGGGTGCTGTGGCGCGCAAGGCTTGTGGGGTGGCTTGCATTGGTTGCGGTAAATGTGTGAAGAGTTGCGCTTTCGAGGCAATAACACTGGAGAATAACTTGGCATATATCAATCCCGAAAAGTGTAAATTATGCAGAAAATGTGGAGTCGAGTGCCCAACGGGGGCGATTTGGGAGGTGAATTTCCCGCCACGCAAAGAACAGGTTGTGCAAGGATTAAGCGACGAAAAATAA
- a CDS encoding L-aspartate oxidase — protein sequence MVALCLKMFIEVSHKDNNFINFESRNSKKMNKSCDFLVIGSGIGGLSYALKVAEAGKVIIVTKSKLTDSNTYKAQGGIASVMALPDDFEQHINDTMICGSNKSNREVVELIVKNAPVQIEQLVRWGVAFDKDVVGNYALAREGGHTQNRILHHKDFTGAEIEERLAALVCEHPNIEILEEHFAVDLLTQHHLGKLVKRSLPGTECYGAYIIDLKQRNVITLLSKITVLATGGVGNLYHTTTNPAVATGDGIAMAHRAKAIIEDMEFIQFHPTALYNPLERPQFLISEAVRGYGGILRTQDGREFMHLYHPMGSLAPRDITARSIDNELKASGDDFAYLDVTHKNGEQTREDFPNIYEKCLSLGIDITKDMIPVLPAAHYSCGGVKVDTNGETSIKRLYAVGEVASTGLHGANRLASNSLIEAVVYADFAACHSLANISRYGLQQGIPAWDYKGTSHPEEMVLITQSYKEVQQIMSYYVGIVRSNIRLERAMQRMQIIYEETEHLYKRSTLSQKLCELRNMIAVSYLIIKQAQQMKESVGLHFSLDYPMN from the coding sequence ATGGTTGCCCTTTGTCTCAAAATGTTTATTGAAGTTTCACACAAAGATAATAATTTTATTAACTTTGAAAGTCGAAACAGCAAAAAAATGAATAAAAGTTGTGATTTTTTGGTTATAGGCTCGGGAATAGGCGGGCTGAGTTACGCGCTGAAAGTGGCAGAGGCGGGCAAGGTTATTATTGTAACCAAGTCTAAACTGACTGATAGCAATACATATAAGGCCCAGGGAGGAATTGCTTCGGTTATGGCTCTGCCCGATGATTTCGAGCAGCACATTAACGACACGATGATTTGCGGTTCCAATAAAAGTAATCGCGAGGTTGTGGAACTTATTGTGAAAAATGCACCGGTGCAGATTGAGCAGTTGGTGAGGTGGGGCGTGGCTTTTGACAAAGACGTTGTCGGCAATTACGCATTGGCGCGCGAGGGGGGGCATACCCAAAATCGCATCCTCCACCACAAAGATTTTACGGGTGCCGAAATCGAGGAACGCCTTGCTGCCTTAGTGTGCGAACACCCTAATATAGAAATACTTGAAGAGCATTTTGCAGTCGATTTACTCACACAACATCATCTGGGGAAATTGGTGAAACGCTCCCTGCCCGGAACAGAGTGCTATGGGGCTTATATTATTGATTTGAAACAACGTAATGTTATCACGTTGCTCTCTAAAATCACGGTTTTGGCAACCGGAGGCGTTGGAAACCTTTACCACACAACCACCAACCCTGCCGTGGCAACGGGTGATGGCATTGCTATGGCGCACCGCGCCAAGGCTATAATCGAGGATATGGAGTTTATCCAATTTCACCCCACTGCGCTTTACAATCCCTTGGAACGTCCTCAATTCCTTATTTCCGAGGCGGTTAGGGGTTATGGCGGCATCCTTCGTACACAAGATGGGCGCGAGTTTATGCACCTCTACCACCCGATGGGCTCACTTGCGCCGCGCGATATTACGGCGCGCTCGATTGATAACGAGCTCAAAGCCAGCGGAGATGATTTCGCATATTTGGATGTCACACATAAAAACGGAGAGCAGACGCGCGAAGATTTCCCTAATATATATGAAAAATGTCTCTCACTCGGGATTGATATCACTAAGGATATGATACCTGTGTTGCCGGCAGCGCATTACAGTTGCGGCGGGGTCAAGGTTGATACCAATGGAGAGACTTCAATCAAGAGGTTGTACGCCGTGGGTGAGGTTGCATCAACAGGATTGCACGGGGCTAATCGCCTAGCATCCAATTCTTTGATTGAGGCAGTTGTGTATGCCGACTTTGCCGCCTGCCATTCTCTTGCCAATATTAGTAGGTATGGTTTGCAGCAGGGTATTCCGGCGTGGGACTACAAGGGTACCTCGCATCCCGAGGAGATGGTGCTTATCACTCAGTCTTACAAGGAGGTGCAACAGATTATGAGCTACTACGTGGGCATTGTTCGCAGCAATATTCGACTTGAGCGGGCGATGCAGCGGATGCAGATTATCTACGAGGAGACCGAGCACCTCTACAAGCGCTCGACACTGAGCCAAAAATTGTGCGAATTGCGCAATATGATAGCCGTTAGTTACCTCATTATCAAGCAGGCACAGCAGATGAAGGAGAGTGTCGGACTACACTTTTCGCTGGACTATCCGATGAATTAG
- a CDS encoding Glucokinase — protein sequence MKQLAVGIDIGGTNSVFGLVDREGNMYGEGVIPTKKYPDFDQYLEELYIGIQSIIKAYDEPCELVGIGIGAPNANYYQGTIENAANLIWQGRVPFVEKFKKYFPNLPVIITNDANAAAIGEMMYGAAKGMRDFIVVTLGTGLGSGFVANGEMIYGSDSYAGELGHVVISGGERQCGCGRKGCLETYVSATGIKRTAFKLLADHLEESEFRNVTYNDLTAEMITKAALAGDPLAIEAYEYTGMMLGKALADAVTITSPEAIILFGGLAKAGKYIFEPTKRSMEMNMLRNFRNKVKLLPSGISGKNAAVLGASSLAWQEREKGRK from the coding sequence ATGAAACAATTAGCAGTAGGTATCGACATCGGCGGAACAAACTCTGTATTCGGTCTTGTGGACAGAGAGGGTAATATGTATGGCGAGGGAGTTATCCCAACAAAGAAATATCCCGATTTCGACCAATATTTGGAAGAACTGTATATTGGCATCCAAAGCATTATTAAGGCTTATGACGAGCCGTGTGAATTGGTGGGTATCGGCATTGGTGCGCCCAATGCCAACTATTATCAGGGTACAATCGAGAACGCGGCGAACCTGATTTGGCAGGGACGTGTGCCGTTTGTCGAGAAGTTTAAGAAATATTTTCCAAACCTGCCCGTTATCATCACCAACGATGCCAATGCGGCAGCCATCGGCGAGATGATGTACGGAGCGGCAAAGGGAATGCGCGATTTCATTGTTGTGACTTTGGGTACGGGTCTTGGTAGCGGTTTTGTTGCCAATGGAGAGATGATTTACGGTAGCGACAGCTACGCGGGCGAGCTCGGACACGTTGTCATCAGCGGCGGCGAACGCCAATGCGGATGCGGACGCAAGGGGTGTTTGGAGACCTACGTATCGGCAACAGGCATCAAACGCACAGCCTTCAAACTACTGGCAGACCACTTGGAAGAGAGTGAGTTCCGCAACGTTACATATAACGACCTCACAGCCGAAATGATTACCAAAGCAGCCTTGGCAGGCGACCCTCTGGCAATCGAAGCATACGAATACACGGGTATGATGCTCGGCAAGGCGCTTGCCGACGCGGTAACCATCACCTCGCCCGAGGCTATAATCCTCTTCGGGGGCTTGGCAAAAGCGGGCAAATATATCTTCGAGCCCACAAAACGTTCAATGGAGATGAATATGTTGCGCAACTTCCGCAACAAAGTGAAGTTGCTCCCATCCGGCATATCAGGCAAAAATGCAGCCGTACTCGGCGCATCCTCCCTTGCTTGGCAAGAACGCGAGAAAGGCAGAAAATAA
- a CDS encoding N-acetylglucosaminyltransferase, with translation MVEISDFIIKLTLFQIVILAVLTVAFVIQLVYLLYYGGLAAKKGEVLRHTRECEGVTIVVIVGEDYDYIENGLPMLLEQDYPLFEVVVVNDCGGFDVDLELNKLTRVYDNLRFTTIKRDELFNHSRKTPLNIGIKAAKYDHIIITHTNALPTNERWLESMARGFTGADLVIGYTGLDVKKGIVNALLRSSRMASSVRYLRAAQATKPYKGIYNNIGFTKGIYMQVKGYSHLRMTLGEDDLFVQKIAGNCGTGVVVNPRATLRQSTCGGIGWWFAEQRYRTSSFRLYPMAVRLRTFFDLASRALFFLSAVAAVLFFSDYYLWGGVVLLLIIRELVFIITSRRIAKRLCEIKIMWGYFIYDKIAPLSEAILCISRRLSPPRMIWIQNQK, from the coding sequence ATGGTTGAAATATCCGATTTTATAATCAAACTAACATTATTTCAGATTGTTATCCTTGCCGTGCTGACCGTCGCTTTTGTGATTCAGCTCGTATATCTACTGTATTATGGTGGGTTGGCGGCGAAGAAGGGAGAGGTGCTCCGCCACACCCGAGAGTGTGAGGGGGTGACTATTGTTGTGATTGTCGGCGAGGATTACGACTACATCGAGAATGGTTTGCCGATGTTGTTAGAGCAGGATTATCCGCTTTTCGAGGTGGTGGTGGTGAATGATTGCGGCGGCTTTGATGTTGATTTAGAGCTAAATAAGCTGACAAGGGTTTACGACAACCTCCGATTTACGACCATCAAAAGGGATGAACTCTTCAACCATTCGCGAAAGACACCTCTGAATATTGGTATCAAGGCTGCCAAATACGACCACATCATAATTACCCACACCAATGCCCTGCCCACAAACGAACGGTGGTTGGAGAGTATGGCGCGGGGCTTCACCGGGGCGGATTTGGTGATAGGCTACACGGGTTTGGATGTGAAAAAGGGGATTGTAAATGCCCTTTTGCGCAGTTCGCGGATGGCATCCTCTGTTCGATACCTCAGGGCGGCGCAGGCAACAAAACCATACAAGGGAATTTACAATAATATCGGTTTTACCAAGGGTATCTATATGCAAGTGAAGGGGTATAGCCATCTGAGAATGACCCTTGGCGAGGACGATTTGTTTGTGCAGAAGATTGCGGGAAACTGTGGGACAGGCGTTGTGGTGAATCCGCGAGCGACGCTTCGTCAGAGCACTTGTGGCGGCATCGGTTGGTGGTTTGCCGAGCAGCGCTACCGTACCTCCTCCTTCAGGCTCTACCCTATGGCAGTGCGCTTGAGAACTTTTTTCGACCTCGCCAGCCGCGCCCTATTCTTCCTCTCGGCAGTGGCAGCGGTGCTGTTTTTCAGTGACTATTATCTTTGGGGTGGAGTTGTTTTATTGCTGATAATAAGAGAGTTGGTGTTTATAATAACCTCTCGCAGAATTGCCAAGCGGCTGTGCGAGATAAAAATTATGTGGGGCTATTTTATCTACGACAAGATTGCTCCGCTGAGCGAGGCGATTCTGTGCATAAGTCGTAGATTATCACCACCAAGGATGATATGGATTCAGAATCAAAAGTAG
- a CDS encoding RNA polymerase sigma factor SigW, which translates to MLVEETIAGCRESYDELFARYRSQVLAMLTLRCGADQAQDIMQEAFIKGFLNIEKFDNHFSFGGWIFTIARNLAIDYSRRKRGNALEICPETPSSLPDPEQSVIQRQFRSKIENIIRKMPANYRIVFELRYIEELSYEEIATQLGMPIGTVKTQIHRVREKFVRGISE; encoded by the coding sequence TTGCTCGTTGAGGAGACCATTGCCGGTTGCCGCGAGTCCTATGACGAGCTTTTTGCGCGTTATCGCTCACAGGTGTTGGCAATGCTGACCTTGAGGTGTGGTGCAGACCAGGCTCAAGATATTATGCAGGAGGCGTTTATCAAAGGTTTTCTGAATATAGAGAAGTTTGATAACCACTTCTCATTTGGTGGTTGGATTTTTACTATTGCCCGCAACTTGGCTATCGACTATTCGCGCCGAAAGCGAGGCAATGCTCTGGAAATATGTCCGGAAACGCCCAGCTCGCTTCCCGACCCCGAGCAGAGTGTCATCCAGAGGCAGTTTCGCTCGAAAATAGAAAACATCATCCGCAAAATGCCCGCGAACTATCGCATTGTTTTTGAGCTTCGATACATAGAAGAGCTTAGTTATGAAGAGATTGCAACCCAATTAGGGATGCCTATTGGTACGGTTAAAACTCAAATCCACCGTGTGCGCGAGAAGTTTGTGAGGGGTATTTCCGAATAG